acgcGAGATTTATATAGTGTATATCCTAAGATTGtgaatatcattatatatatacattatatatatatatatgtagcacTTATCAATACTTTCTACcatattgtatataaatattattgatgatgatgatgagacaGAGGCTAGAGCTGATTAAATTAGCTCATGCATGCTGATGTTCTTTCCGTGCAAGGTCCAAGTTGAAGAATGTATAACGTTTTCTTTACTCTTTTTAAGATCCAAAGCATGGTTCTTGAAGCAACAAAACGTAGCACGTAATACAAGGAAAGATGGGCGggctacctagctagctagctacttacATTATTTCCGACTTCTAAGTctacaatttttataatatatatagctatcTATAATAAAATGTGATCAATTGATATAACCATTCACAGTGGTTAATTTTCAACTCATTttgcatttatactttttagTAATTCAATCTTCATAAATTTATACTTTTGAGATATATAATTGATCATGTAATATGATCATATTAAAATAGTGGATGCACTTGTTGAAATCGAATCTGAATTtcattgaattaatatcttatCACCACCTAtttcaatttatattatataaaagtaatataaaTACAGTGTTAATTAGGGTGTATAAGTTTCGCACATTTCCTGTAAAAATAAGTGGGGCCcactattacaaaaattattttctttttatgaatctcaaatttaccaatcttttttaaattgagtACCACGCGGGACTTACACACGtaagattataaatataatttctcattatataattatatgtaatatttaacCGTACTTTACCAGCTAGCCAGCTTTacattatatagatatataaaagtagtataaagaaattaattaaattattaaaatgaatcattattatttcttacaaaaattatttGGTATATATGGtaattaattaactatatatatgaatgtgaTTTTCTAGAATTGGATTGATTTAACGAGTACAGGTTTTGGTCTGAATTATTCTttgcatgtatatatagaaTTAACCAGCTGGCCCAGTTAATTAGTTTACGTACCATACCTAAATAGGAGGGGAGGGGGATGGCATGCAATAAAATCCTTATTTTAAGTCAAGTGATTCAGAAATATAATTCAactaattatacattaatatataaagttaaTTACTTTCTAGAAGATGATGATCAAGTGggcaggcatgcatgcatgcatggttttatatatgttttgccCATTTTCCTAATTGTCTGGTTCTAGATTTGACAAATATGATCATAGGTCGTACGTTGATTAAGATGTAAGAAATGGTACTTACCAAATTTTTAACTGTATTTTGACGAACTCATGCGCTATAGCTAGCTTTTTGCTTAACATTTAATTTTAGTCTATGTTTTGTTCAACCAcagatatacatacatatatatatatttaaaatttctcctaaaattttttaaaaacaaaatatatataaccctagctatatatatcatatttaaaaaaagaaaaaaagaaaaaaaaaaaaaaaagtggcccACGACATGATGACCAGCTGTCATGGTTttgtctctttttatttttatttttattttttatacttttgaaTTTTAATGAAGAGTACTACGTACTTGTACGTCATGCATGTCAGCTTTTTTAGGGATCGGATGGGATAAATTGCAAATTCTTGATGACTtaattaagaaatgatttttttaatttgattatttatatatatataaattatttttattttttattatttttaactaaaaatttcatttgaaaattgaaaggaatagtactttatatatatgtgtgtgtgtgtgtgcttgTTTAGTACaaaatataagttttttattttattttatttaaacatttcTAGAAACACAATAATCAAAAcatcttcatttttgttttgtaatattccCTCCATGTAttgactttttaactttttattaatCCAAAAAGACTTCAATTTTGACAActacatgcatgcaacacatGCACAAAAAGGTATATACTCATGCTCATGTGCAACTGTTTaccaaaacaattataaaaaggAATATATAATTTCAACCATTTTGGTTGTTCAACCCACCCTCTACATGAAGTATGAACCCTCTCCTCCTAAATATCCCAaaaattaacttcattttttCAAAGTTATCAGTCAAACAAAATACAGCATCCAATTTGGATTACACATCCAACCAATTAGCTACCCTCTCCAACCTCTACCAATCACATTACCACACATGCCACCAAACCATACTCCAAAATTTATTTCCCCATTTCCTCACTCTTTTAGCTCTCCTACTCTTAACAGATGCGTACGTGCCCTTTTGCCAAGCCATCGCCTAGTAGGCAGCCCCAAGACGTCTGCTCCACTCAAATCTTGACACGTACCACTTAGACTCACGTTAAAGGAATTGTCAACCCCCTAACTCTCTTATAGAGTAAGAGAGATATAGACCCAACTAACCAATAACACTAACCTGTAAAATTTGCCACCTTGCTTTATAAGATTCCCTATATAAAGGCAACAGCTAAAATTAATGTTACCAGCATAGCTTTCTCATTTCAGCTTACCAAAATGCGTTGGACTAGAGGCCAGACCCTAGGCCATGGCTCCTCAGCCACCGTCTCCCTGGCCACAGCCTCTCCCTTGTCCGGCGCCACCGTTTTTGCTGTGAAGTCTGCCGAGCTTTCCAAATCTGAGTTCTTGCAAAGAGAGCAAAAGATTATATCCTCTCTGAGCAGTCCTCATGTGGTTGGCTATAAGGGTTGTGATATTACCATGGAGAACAACATGACCATGTACAACCTTTTCATGGAGTACGTCTCCGGAGGCACACTTGCCGATGCAACTAGCGGCTGTGGAGGCCGTCTTGATGAATCTTTGATCGGATACTATGCGCAGCATATTGTTCAGGGGCTAGACTACTTGCATTCACAAGGCTTGGTACATTGTGACATTAAAGGTAGGAACATTTTGATTAGTGAAGATGATGGTGCCAAAATTGCTGACTTTGGATGTGCTAAGTGGGTTGAAAGAAGGGTTGAGGAGGACAAGGTGGTGGCAATTGGCGGCACCCCAATGTATATGGCACCGGAGGTAGCTCGTGGAGAGGAGCAGGGGTTCCCTTGTGACATTTGGGCAATTGGGTGTACAATTATTGAAATGGCTACTGGCGGTGCACCATGGCCTAAAGTGGCTGACCCAGTTACGGTCTTGTACCAAATTGCTTATTCCGATGAATTGCCCGAGTTTCCAAGTTTTCTATCCGAGCAAGCAAAGGATTTCTTGGATAAGTGCCTAAGGAGGTGTCCAAAGGAGAGATGGACAGCTAGTCAACTTCTTAAGCATCCGTTTCTGGAGGGGTCCAACTCCGGTGTGAAGTCAATTCCAGACTCTGCTTCAAATTTTTCTCC
This is a stretch of genomic DNA from Carya illinoinensis cultivar Pawnee chromosome 3, C.illinoinensisPawnee_v1, whole genome shotgun sequence. It encodes these proteins:
- the LOC122303795 gene encoding mitogen-activated protein kinase kinase kinase 18-like, which gives rise to MRWTRGQTLGHGSSATVSLATASPLSGATVFAVKSAELSKSEFLQREQKIISSLSSPHVVGYKGCDITMENNMTMYNLFMEYVSGGTLADATSGCGGRLDESLIGYYAQHIVQGLDYLHSQGLVHCDIKGRNILISEDDGAKIADFGCAKWVERRVEEDKVVAIGGTPMYMAPEVARGEEQGFPCDIWAIGCTIIEMATGGAPWPKVADPVTVLYQIAYSDELPEFPSFLSEQAKDFLDKCLRRCPKERWTASQLLKHPFLEGSNSGVKSIPDSASNFSPTSILDQGFWNSLEESESLSSPVDTQRKNPAADRIRRLSSLSEVPSWTWDENWITIRENNSEDNNVIMNAVEFEAYMICGSATVSISNGAEELESTFGTEELLNFSDSNVNSRSGNSIGFFNGRKRCVALSNLNFVRDKEKSFLPSISSF